A genome region from Actinomycetota bacterium includes the following:
- a CDS encoding RNA polymerase sigma factor, translated as MTALAIAPDGRGHVADGALARAHLAGQPEAFARLYERFFARLVALCVRHVVDTAAAEDLAQETLMRALEALGDFDPDCPMWPWLKRIATNLAIDHVRKDRRSMQCGLLDEEELTDYLGMVDDTPPQADDFTDELAERWLIESILVEVPVRQAAALELCYLGGWAHRGAADLLGLGDNAFKQLLFRARRTMADEYVRRRGPCPSHPSRTRDRSGEFSPPFRGEGPPPTMRPGSGHEPSRAAADRYQVVA; from the coding sequence ATGACCGCACTCGCCATAGCCCCAGACGGCAGGGGGCACGTCGCGGACGGTGCACTGGCCCGAGCCCACCTCGCGGGTCAGCCGGAGGCGTTCGCGCGCCTGTACGAGCGCTTCTTCGCACGCCTCGTCGCGCTCTGCGTCCGACACGTCGTCGACACCGCGGCCGCCGAGGACCTCGCCCAGGAGACGCTGATGCGGGCACTGGAGGCGCTGGGCGACTTCGACCCCGACTGCCCGATGTGGCCCTGGCTGAAGCGGATCGCGACGAACCTGGCGATCGATCACGTCCGCAAGGACCGCCGGAGCATGCAGTGCGGGCTGCTCGACGAGGAGGAGCTGACCGACTACCTGGGGATGGTCGACGACACGCCACCGCAGGCGGACGATTTCACCGACGAACTCGCGGAGCGATGGCTCATCGAGTCGATCCTCGTCGAGGTACCCGTCCGTCAGGCGGCCGCGCTCGAACTGTGCTACCTCGGCGGTTGGGCACATCGGGGGGCCGCGGACCTCCTCGGGTTGGGCGACAACGCGTTCAAACAGTTGCTGTTCCGCGCGCGCCGGACGATGGCCGACGAGTACGTCCGCCGGAGGGGCCCCTGCCCCTCGCATCCGAGCCGTACCCGAGATCGGTCGGGGGAGTTCTCACCCCCATTTCGGGGTGAGGGCCCACCTCCGACGATGCGTCCCGGTAGTGGCCACGAGCCCTCGCGGGCCGCAGCCGATCGCTACCAGGTCGTGGCCTGA
- a CDS encoding RNA polymerase sigma factor codes for MDTQTRTGPSTGNTSEDGALVRAALGGDKSAMDLLIERHRPRLVAFCRRRTRDRDLAEDLAQEVLLRALAHLESFDTRRAMWPWLKHIAANLAIDHERKHCRETVGLPDAEAEAEVEVEVDPLAAIDERCLVDEALKDVPARQVAALELYYFEDWSATEAAAFFDTNRRAMQQLLHRARNSFKVAYEHTGGRVAGGFALPFGARIRELVDRARARVGAWEASLQTAGAPFSAATAGIVAAATLTTAGMLPQPPAAPAHPSIDSPSYALAAQHTAVVDHVLSAGPQEVAYTDRLAAASTLASSDDPTEPETVHRFSFTAPDGAVLGDPTDADADVERDEHRRSLNYQFERRLPAGPGDTVRDDANVVTVYCEGTGATACDAVDGLPDQP; via the coding sequence ATGGACACGCAGACCAGGACCGGACCGAGCACCGGCAACACCTCCGAGGACGGCGCGCTCGTGCGTGCGGCGCTGGGCGGCGACAAGTCGGCCATGGACCTCCTCATCGAGCGGCACCGCCCTCGCTTGGTGGCCTTCTGCCGCCGACGCACCCGCGACCGCGACCTGGCGGAGGACCTGGCGCAGGAGGTCCTGCTCCGGGCGCTCGCGCACCTGGAGTCGTTCGATACCCGGCGGGCGATGTGGCCGTGGCTCAAGCACATCGCGGCGAACCTCGCGATCGACCACGAGCGCAAGCACTGCCGCGAGACGGTCGGGCTGCCCGACGCGGAGGCCGAGGCCGAGGTCGAGGTCGAGGTCGACCCGCTCGCGGCGATCGACGAGCGCTGCCTCGTCGACGAGGCGTTGAAGGACGTGCCGGCACGCCAGGTTGCCGCGCTGGAGCTGTACTACTTCGAGGACTGGAGCGCGACCGAGGCCGCGGCGTTCTTCGACACCAACCGCCGAGCCATGCAGCAGCTACTGCACCGCGCCCGCAACTCGTTCAAGGTCGCCTACGAGCACACCGGAGGTCGCGTCGCCGGCGGGTTCGCGCTGCCGTTCGGGGCGCGGATCCGTGAGCTAGTGGACCGCGCTCGAGCGAGGGTCGGGGCGTGGGAGGCGTCGTTGCAGACGGCTGGCGCCCCCTTCAGCGCCGCGACCGCCGGCATCGTCGCGGCCGCGACGCTGACGACCGCAGGCATGCTCCCCCAGCCACCTGCCGCTCCAGCCCACCCGTCGATCGACAGCCCGTCCTACGCCCTCGCCGCACAGCACACCGCCGTGGTCGACCACGTGTTATCCGCAGGACCCCAAGAGGTTGCCTACACCGATCGGCTCGCCGCCGCGTCCACCCTCGCGTCCTCGGACGACCCGACGGAGCCGGAGACCGTGCACCGCTTCTCGTTCACCGCTCCCGACGGGGCGGTTCTCGGCGACCCCACCGACGCCGACGCGGACGTCGAGCGTGACGAGCACAGGCGCAGCCTCAACTACCAGTTCGAGCGCCGCCTCCCCGCGGGACCTGGGGACACCGTGCGCGACGACGCCAACGTCGTCACGGTGTACTGCGAGGGAACCGGCGCGACGGCGTGTGACGCCGTTGATGGACTACCGGACCAGCCCTGA